A single Saccharolobus shibatae B12 DNA region contains:
- a CDS encoding sulfocyanin yields MKIGKIGLVILGISIIILLIGGAFFGMAATSHQPVTSTSHMSTYTTTTTSPSTSSSTTTTTSSSSSGAVWG; encoded by the coding sequence ATGAAAATAGGTAAAATAGGACTTGTAATACTAGGGATCTCTATAATAATTCTATTAATTGGTGGGGCATTTTTCGGGATGGCTGCTACATCCCATCAGCCAGTAACTTCAACAAGCCATATGTCAACATATACGACAACTACTACCTCACCTAGTACATCGTCTTCCACTACAACTACAACCTCATCGAGTTCCAGTGGAGCAGTATGGGGGTAA
- a CDS encoding MFS transporter, whose product MVQYKWVALSNTSLGAFMGFMNANVVLIALPAIFRGIEINPFNSFQYLLWILFGYSIVSAILVVNVGRISDIFGRVRMYNLGFLIFTIASILLYLTPGKGDIAAIQLIIYRILQGVGGSFLMANSAAILSEAFPPNERGFALGLNGVIGIFGGVAGIIIGGILASIYWRDVFLVSVPIGIIGTVWSYKSLKQLNKPNRNQSIDIVGNILYAVSLISILLGITYGILPYGNQVTGWTNPFVISGIVVGVGMFIGFLFVESRVKDPMFRIELFKIRAFTSSAISIILAQLAFGGLQLMLVLLLQAIWLPLHGYSYEVTPFWAGVYLLPLLAGFGIMGSIAGRLADRYGARSLATIGLLIMGIGVLTLTTLPYNFNYVEFALIIFFIGIGNGLFVSPNMTALMNAAPPQHRGSASGIRAMLTNTGSTLSIGIFFTIVIDTLYVSLPPVLTSALTAAGAPQLAPLLSKIPPTAAIFASFLGYNPVSTVLSQLPTSLVNTIPASTIATITSTHWFPNVIASPFMEALRVAFYVAASLAFLATIASALRGKTVIYERDYMNSTLTNVLDDKKDKS is encoded by the coding sequence ATGGTTCAGTACAAGTGGGTTGCCTTATCTAATACAAGTCTTGGGGCATTTATGGGATTCATGAACGCTAATGTAGTATTAATAGCGTTACCAGCAATATTTAGGGGAATTGAAATAAATCCATTTAACTCTTTCCAATACCTATTATGGATCCTATTTGGTTACAGTATAGTATCAGCAATTTTAGTAGTAAATGTAGGCAGGATTTCAGATATCTTCGGAAGGGTGAGAATGTACAATTTAGGATTTCTAATTTTTACAATTGCGTCAATATTATTATATCTAACACCTGGCAAAGGAGACATAGCGGCAATTCAATTAATAATTTATAGGATACTTCAAGGTGTAGGGGGATCCTTTTTGATGGCTAATAGTGCCGCAATATTATCCGAAGCCTTCCCACCAAATGAGAGAGGATTTGCATTAGGATTAAATGGTGTAATAGGAATATTTGGTGGAGTTGCTGGAATAATCATTGGTGGAATACTGGCTTCAATATACTGGCGTGACGTCTTCCTAGTGAGCGTACCAATAGGCATTATAGGAACTGTTTGGTCCTACAAATCGTTAAAGCAACTGAATAAGCCCAATAGAAATCAAAGTATTGACATAGTTGGAAATATCCTATACGCTGTTTCCCTTATATCAATATTGCTAGGGATAACGTATGGCATATTACCATATGGTAATCAAGTGACTGGTTGGACAAATCCATTTGTAATATCGGGTATTGTAGTAGGCGTTGGAATGTTCATTGGTTTCCTCTTTGTTGAGAGTAGAGTTAAAGACCCTATGTTTAGAATAGAGCTATTTAAAATAAGGGCATTTACGTCTTCTGCAATATCAATAATCTTAGCGCAGTTAGCGTTTGGAGGTCTCCAACTAATGCTGGTATTATTACTTCAAGCCATATGGTTACCTTTACACGGTTATAGTTACGAGGTAACACCTTTCTGGGCTGGAGTATATCTTCTTCCATTGTTGGCTGGGTTTGGAATAATGGGATCAATAGCGGGTAGGCTTGCAGATCGTTACGGTGCGCGAAGTCTAGCCACTATTGGACTTCTAATCATGGGAATAGGAGTTTTAACGTTAACCACATTGCCATACAATTTCAACTATGTAGAATTTGCTCTGATAATATTCTTTATAGGGATCGGAAATGGGTTATTTGTATCACCTAACATGACGGCTTTAATGAACGCCGCACCACCCCAACATAGAGGATCGGCCTCAGGGATAAGAGCAATGTTAACTAATACTGGCAGTACATTAAGCATCGGAATATTCTTTACTATAGTAATTGATACCTTATATGTTTCATTACCTCCTGTATTAACTAGTGCGCTGACTGCAGCTGGGGCTCCTCAACTAGCGCCATTATTAAGTAAAATACCTCCAACAGCCGCGATATTTGCTAGTTTTCTAGGCTACAATCCCGTTTCCACAGTACTTTCACAGTTACCGACTTCACTAGTTAACACAATTCCTGCTTCTACAATAGCTACCATAACGAGTACACATTGGTTCCCTAATGTAATAGCCTCACCTTTTATGGAAGCTCTGAGAGTCGCATTTTATGTTGCAGCCTCTTTGGCGTTTTTAGCTACCATAGCTTCAGCTCTAAGAGGAAAAACAGTAATTTATGAAAGAGATTACATGAACTCTACGCTTACAAACGTCTTAGATGATAAAAAGGATAAAAGCTAG